Genomic segment of Microbacterium hydrocarbonoxydans:
TCGAGCAGCGAGAGCTGTCCCGGCGCATGCGCGTCCGAGTCGATGGAGAACAGACAGCCCGCCTGCAAGGCGATCGCGATCAGGTCGTCGGGTGGATCCTGGCGTTCAGGGCGGGAGTTGATCTCGACCGCGACTCCGTTCTCCGCGCATGCCGCGAAGACCCTCGCGGCATCGAACTGCGACTCCGGACGAGTGCCTCGCTCCCCCTGCACGAGACGCCCCGTGCAGTGGCCGAGCACATTGACCCGCGGATTCGACACGGCGGCGAGCATCCGCGCGGTCATCGGACGAGACTCCATGCGCAGCTTCGAATGGACGGAGGCGACGACGATGTCGAGCTCACCGAGCAGTGCGTCTTCCTGATCCAGAGCACCGTCCTCCAGGACGTCCACCTCGATGCCCGCCAGAAGGGCGAAGCCCTCCCCCGACTCGGCACGAACGAGGGGCATCTGCTCGCGCAACCGCTCCGCGGAGAGCCCGCGCGCGACCCGGAGACGGGGTGAGTGGTCTGTGATCGCCTGGTACTCGTGGCCGAGCGCACGTGCGGCCTCCGCCATCACGCTGATCGGCGTCGTCCCGTCGGACCATTCCGTGTGGGCATGAAGATCGCCGCGCAGCTTCGCCCTGAGCGCGGACATGCGCTCCGGCTCCACGTCGCCGCGCAGCTCCACCAGATAGTCGGGAACCTCGCCGTTCTGAGCCTGGCGGATCACTGCGAAGGTCGACTCTCCGATCCCCTTCGCGGCGCGCAGCCTGGTCGGGTCGGAACGCACATCGTCCGGCAGCTGCTGCAGCGTCGCCGCTGCCTGCCGGAATGCTTTCGCCCGATAGCGCGATGCGCGCTCGCGCTCCAGGAGCGAGGCGATCTCGAGCAGCGCGGCGACGGGATCCATCACATCTCCTATACGGCGGCCAGTTCGCGACTCACACCGATCCACTCGTCGAGCTTCGCGAGCGCCCGACCGTCGTCCACCGCGGCACCAGCACGCTCGTATCCCTCGCGCAGTCTCTCGAGGATCGGGCGCTGCACCTGGGCCGCATCCTGCGACAGCTCGTACGCCACGATCCCGGCTGCCGCGTTGAGGAGCACGATGTCGCGCACAGCACCGCTCTCACCCGCGAGAGTCCGTCTGAGGATCTCGGCGTTGTGGTCGGGCGTGCCTCCGATCAGGTCCGCCAGGTCGGCGACCGGGATGCCGAGGTCACGGGGATCGAGATCGTGCTCGTGGATGTCACCTCGCGTGACCTCCCAGATGCGACTGTGCCCGGTGGTGGTGAGCTCGTCGAGACCGTCGTCGCCGCGGAAGACGAGCGCCGTCGCCCCGCGCGTGCGGAAGACGCCCGTGATCAGCGGCACGCGCTCGAGCTGAGCGACGCCGACCGCGTTCGCCTCAGCGCGGGCCGGGTTGCACAGCGGGCCGAGCATGTTGAACACCGTCGGCACCCCGAGCTCTGCGCGCACCGCACCGGCATGCTTGAAGCCGGGGTGGAACGCGCCTGCCCAGGCGAAGGTGATGCCGGTCCGGTCGAGGATCGATGCGACGGATGCCGGATCGAGCGTGAGCTCGAGACCCAATGCGCTCAGCACGTCTGACGAACCCGACGACGAGCTCGCCGCCCGGTTGCCGTGCTTGACCACCGGCACTCCGGTCGCGCCGATGATCACCGCGGCGGTCGTGGAGACGTTCACGGTTCCCACCCGGTCGCCGCCCGTGCCGACGATGTCGAGCACGTCAGGAGACACGGG
This window contains:
- the trpD gene encoding anthranilate phosphoribosyltransferase, with translation MADSLTWSDVLTTLLERRDLSVWESTWAMRRIMRGEVTEAQLAGFLVALRAKGETIDEIVGFRDAILEAAVPLPVSPDVLDIVGTGGDRVGTVNVSTTAAVIIGATGVPVVKHGNRAASSSSGSSDVLSALGLELTLDPASVASILDRTGITFAWAGAFHPGFKHAGAVRAELGVPTVFNMLGPLCNPARAEANAVGVAQLERVPLITGVFRTRGATALVFRGDDGLDELTTTGHSRIWEVTRGDIHEHDLDPRDLGIPVADLADLIGGTPDHNAEILRRTLAGESGAVRDIVLLNAAAGIVAYELSQDAAQVQRPILERLREGYERAGAAVDDGRALAKLDEWIGVSRELAAV
- a CDS encoding PHP domain-containing protein; this translates as MDPVAALLEIASLLERERASRYRAKAFRQAAATLQQLPDDVRSDPTRLRAAKGIGESTFAVIRQAQNGEVPDYLVELRGDVEPERMSALRAKLRGDLHAHTEWSDGTTPISVMAEAARALGHEYQAITDHSPRLRVARGLSAERLREQMPLVRAESGEGFALLAGIEVDVLEDGALDQEDALLGELDIVVASVHSKLRMESRPMTARMLAAVSNPRVNVLGHCTGRLVQGERGTRPESQFDAARVFAACAENGVAVEINSRPERQDPPDDLIAIALQAGCLFSIDSDAHAPGQLSLLDHGAERAERAGVPASRIVTTWGLDRLLAWAS